A window from Fibrobacter sp. UWB11 encodes these proteins:
- a CDS encoding GNAT family N-acetyltransferase, with protein MVQQYIEKTKVRFIRLNPENSVKDFRCGDPDLDDFIQNRASGFQKHLLAVSYACAEAETGRMLAYCSLANDKVAVGDFKDKTEFNRFRKKQGFPNEKRLKSYPAVKLCRLGVDESAKGQQIGTTVLDYIKSMFVFENKTGCRFLTVDAYLEAIPFYEKNGFRFMNVEDHDPHTRLMYYDLMNLCA; from the coding sequence GTGGTTCAACAATACATAGAAAAGACCAAAGTAAGATTTATTCGGTTAAATCCTGAAAATTCCGTTAAAGACTTTCGCTGTGGCGACCCCGATTTAGATGACTTTATTCAAAATCGTGCGTCGGGATTCCAAAAGCATTTGCTAGCCGTGAGTTATGCCTGTGCTGAAGCCGAAACAGGGCGCATGCTGGCTTATTGTAGTTTGGCAAATGACAAAGTGGCCGTAGGAGATTTTAAGGATAAAACGGAGTTTAACCGTTTTCGCAAAAAGCAGGGATTCCCCAATGAAAAACGCTTGAAAAGCTATCCTGCGGTAAAGCTATGCCGTTTGGGCGTTGATGAATCTGCCAAAGGTCAACAAATTGGTACAACGGTCTTGGATTACATCAAGTCTATGTTTGTATTCGAGAACAAGACTGGATGCCGGTTCCTGACGGTTGACGCATATTTGGAGGCTATTCCCTTTTACGAGAAAAATGGATTCCGCTTCATGAACGTAGAAGACCATGACCCGCATACACGTCTTATGTATTATGACCTGATGAATCTGTGTGCGTAG
- a CDS encoding GDSL-type esterase/lipase family protein, which yields MRKFGKIAWAAAAVSSAMVVSAFAAGKVACVGNSITYGYGIESWPDQTSYPHHLQGMLRENAPSDTVENFGVSGLTVRKDDQASYWKGYRFAPAIEFAADTVIIELGTNDSKAYTTWNTPAQDAAVDSAITADFEALIDTFQVKSKPHVFICLAPYVNNVEWNILDTAVVKRVNPAILQAGLEKGVNVIDLHFYFSALEKPSWYLEDMVHPSVEGAKHLAEIVYAHLQMDTLHVTQDGSTLKAPKGFYGFQWYKDGKLLEGETLETLVVTGEGEYKVSVRLSANAHSRIVTAPLKVEKTTALKPDAREIARKNSAATANMAKSALRFDAQGRVLKARGPSHQKIYTKR from the coding sequence ATGAGAAAGTTTGGGAAGATTGCTTGGGCTGCAGCGGCTGTGTCGTCTGCTATGGTTGTGTCGGCGTTTGCGGCGGGCAAGGTCGCTTGCGTTGGCAATAGCATCACGTATGGTTACGGGATTGAGTCCTGGCCGGACCAAACGAGCTACCCGCATCATTTGCAGGGGATGCTTCGCGAAAATGCGCCGAGCGATACGGTCGAAAATTTTGGTGTGAGCGGGCTTACGGTCCGCAAGGACGATCAGGCTTCGTATTGGAAGGGGTACCGCTTTGCGCCGGCGATTGAATTTGCGGCGGATACGGTTATCATCGAGTTGGGTACGAACGATTCCAAGGCGTACACGACTTGGAATACTCCGGCGCAGGATGCGGCTGTGGACTCTGCAATCACGGCTGATTTTGAGGCTTTGATTGACACGTTCCAGGTGAAGTCGAAACCGCATGTCTTTATTTGCTTGGCGCCTTATGTGAATAACGTAGAATGGAATATCCTTGATACGGCAGTCGTGAAGCGCGTGAATCCGGCGATTTTGCAGGCGGGGCTCGAAAAGGGCGTGAACGTGATTGACTTGCATTTTTATTTTAGTGCGCTTGAAAAGCCGAGCTGGTATCTGGAAGATATGGTGCATCCGTCTGTCGAGGGCGCAAAGCACTTGGCCGAAATTGTGTATGCCCATTTGCAAATGGATACGTTGCATGTAACGCAGGATGGCTCGACGCTCAAGGCTCCGAAGGGCTTCTATGGTTTCCAGTGGTACAAGGATGGGAAACTTCTTGAAGGTGAAACTCTTGAAACGCTTGTGGTTACGGGCGAGGGCGAGTACAAGGTCTCTGTGAGGTTGTCCGCGAATGCACATTCAAGGATTGTGACAGCTCCGTTGAAAGTCGAAAAGACGACCGCCTTGAAACCGGATGCTCGTGAAATCGCTCGCAAAAATTCGGCGGCAACTGCGAACATGGCTAAATCGGCGCTACGCTTTGATGCTCAAGGCCGTGTTCTGAAAGCTCGCGGACCTTCGCATCAGAAAATTTACACTAAACGCTAG
- a CDS encoding TIGR02147 family protein, whose translation MKSSAEKSQPEERLGSIPPKRMSVFEFDDYRAYLRHYFECAQALNRRYSLRSFSDKLGFSSKDFISRVMKGEKSLTPASIAKIVGGLQFDESEAAYFEAMVLFCQASNGDERENYKKRMEEITATYRFTQQMLLTRAYQYEVYSHWYYSAIRSIIGMIGFDGDYDALGAHLMPPISGEQARQAVDLLERVGLIKKDAKGNWILNNPAISTGDKVIQQAFINYHKEFIDLAKESITNVPSTERNVSSVTLGISEGSYKKIVKCINEFRKKISMIANEDEDGGRVFQMNIQIFPLSK comes from the coding sequence ATGAAATCCAGTGCAGAAAAATCGCAGCCTGAAGAGCGTCTCGGTTCTATCCCTCCGAAGCGCATGTCGGTTTTTGAATTTGATGATTACCGCGCTTATTTGCGGCATTATTTTGAGTGTGCGCAAGCCTTGAACCGCCGTTATTCGCTGCGGAGTTTTTCGGACAAGCTTGGATTTTCGTCCAAGGATTTTATTTCGCGCGTGATGAAGGGCGAAAAGAGCCTCACTCCGGCGAGCATTGCAAAAATTGTCGGTGGTTTGCAATTCGATGAAAGCGAGGCCGCGTATTTCGAGGCGATGGTGCTGTTCTGTCAAGCGTCCAACGGCGATGAGCGTGAAAACTACAAGAAGCGCATGGAAGAAATCACGGCGACTTATCGTTTCACGCAGCAGATGCTTTTGACCCGCGCATACCAGTATGAAGTTTATTCGCACTGGTATTATTCTGCAATCCGTTCAATTATTGGGATGATTGGTTTTGATGGCGATTACGATGCTCTCGGGGCGCACTTGATGCCGCCGATTTCTGGAGAGCAGGCGCGGCAAGCGGTGGATTTGCTGGAACGAGTCGGGCTCATCAAGAAGGACGCCAAGGGCAACTGGATTTTGAACAATCCGGCGATTAGCACAGGCGACAAGGTCATCCAGCAGGCGTTTATCAATTACCACAAGGAATTTATTGATTTGGCGAAGGAGTCCATTACCAATGTTCCTTCGACCGAAAGGAACGTGAGCAGTGTGACTCTCGGCATTTCGGAGGGTTCTTACAAGAAAATTGTCAAGTGCATCAATGAATTCCGCAAAAAAATTTCTATGATTGCTAATGAGGACGAGGACGGTGGCCGCGTTTTCCAGATGAATATCCAGATTTTCCCGTTGTCCAAGTGA
- a CDS encoding LamG domain-containing protein has product MKRNTRLAKSAVSALYVLQVLLAMVFLVSCSDNKVAGGNSSEVGSPELMGTLAFVDGAQRPDFFRRASYARVYCVPADYDPAKEDSTSYYATTADSAGRFSFDNLPEGVYNLEAFYEKSDGEVFVLRESGLKIATDQAQSVDLELGQGHDIKIYLQDTKDSVASLSIVGSTYKSTAKIITDGIVRYAIFTGVLASYYDSVQVSTSEGTNSIKAVLVENTDAKQAFYYDSSARTLEIPLNTSATGIDLRDTIEGFPLYVRLNDLNADDRKSLVKNLYSLKVYLEPASFWTTFKVVCGKDSIPTGLWVRLSTLYPQRETQKLVFAWNETDFIEEPSVTEACVVRDDAFGSALALIRAADPFTISDGFMAAWNFDEREIPDSIVKTSGDNPFKGRVTDVTAGDGIIGGAFVFNGKTSIIEILESADYWGFALKDTSSFTSSFWVNIDDTSTSRFIWGKSESEYHFKYQAGDSDRSSWMFKELDESDLGHWYEASIAIAPEVDYRQWVHFTVVKSGDSTAIYRNGKLEETLIGHNNTDDKRTSDGPFVIGARKQSNGKVDRVFKGSLDELYFMDEAKSSEWARLIYLNQKPTGYWPK; this is encoded by the coding sequence ATGAAACGAAATACTCGATTGGCTAAATCGGCGGTTTCTGCATTGTACGTGTTGCAGGTGTTGCTTGCAATGGTTTTCCTCGTATCTTGCTCCGACAACAAGGTGGCGGGCGGAAACAGCTCTGAAGTCGGTTCCCCGGAATTGATGGGAACGCTTGCGTTTGTGGACGGAGCGCAAAGGCCGGATTTTTTTAGGCGCGCCTCTTATGCTCGTGTTTACTGCGTGCCGGCGGATTATGACCCTGCAAAAGAAGATAGCACATCGTACTATGCGACTACTGCGGATTCAGCGGGGCGTTTCTCATTTGATAACTTGCCTGAGGGCGTTTATAACTTGGAAGCGTTTTATGAAAAGTCGGATGGCGAGGTTTTTGTGCTTCGCGAATCGGGCTTGAAAATTGCGACTGATCAGGCTCAATCCGTAGATTTGGAATTGGGGCAAGGTCACGATATCAAGATTTATTTGCAAGATACCAAGGACTCGGTTGCTAGCCTTTCTATCGTGGGTTCAACGTACAAGTCAACCGCCAAGATTATAACAGATGGAATTGTTCGTTATGCGATTTTTACCGGTGTACTGGCATCGTACTATGATTCGGTGCAAGTGAGTACTTCGGAGGGCACTAATAGCATCAAGGCCGTTCTTGTTGAAAATACGGATGCAAAGCAGGCCTTTTACTATGATAGTTCTGCCCGCACTTTGGAAATCCCGCTCAATACATCGGCGACTGGCATAGACCTGCGCGATACTATTGAAGGGTTTCCGCTGTATGTCCGCTTGAACGATTTGAATGCGGATGACCGCAAGTCGCTTGTCAAGAATCTTTATTCGCTAAAAGTTTATTTAGAGCCAGCTTCGTTCTGGACAACATTCAAGGTCGTTTGTGGCAAGGACTCTATTCCGACGGGGCTGTGGGTTCGCTTGTCTACGCTTTACCCGCAACGGGAAACGCAAAAGCTCGTTTTCGCCTGGAATGAAACGGATTTTATTGAGGAACCTAGTGTGACGGAGGCTTGTGTCGTGAGAGACGATGCTTTCGGAAGTGCGCTTGCCTTGATTCGCGCCGCAGATCCGTTCACAATTTCGGATGGCTTTATGGCGGCGTGGAACTTTGACGAACGTGAAATTCCGGATTCGATAGTCAAGACTTCTGGCGATAATCCGTTCAAGGGGCGCGTCACTGACGTCACTGCAGGCGATGGGATTATTGGCGGAGCATTTGTTTTTAACGGGAAAACTTCCATTATTGAAATTCTGGAATCCGCAGACTATTGGGGCTTTGCGCTAAAGGATACGTCTAGCTTTACATCGTCGTTCTGGGTGAATATTGATGACACTTCGACGTCTCGATTCATCTGGGGCAAGTCCGAATCGGAATACCACTTCAAATATCAGGCTGGTGATAGCGATCGTTCGAGCTGGATGTTCAAGGAACTCGATGAATCGGATTTGGGTCATTGGTATGAGGCTAGCATCGCAATTGCGCCGGAAGTGGATTACAGACAGTGGGTGCATTTTACGGTCGTCAAGTCGGGCGATTCCACGGCGATTTACAGGAATGGCAAGCTTGAAGAAACCTTGATTGGCCACAACAATACGGATGATAAGCGAACATCGGATGGCCCGTTTGTCATTGGCGCTCGCAAGCAATCCAACGGTAAGGTGGACCGAGTTTTCAAGGGTTCGCTTGATGAACTTTACTTTATGGATGAAGCGAAAAGTTCTGAATGGGCGAGACTCATTTATTTGAACCAAAAGCCCACCGGCTACTGGCCGAAATAA
- a CDS encoding ATP-dependent RecD-like DNA helicase produces the protein MTTVVVIKGSIKSITFHSQQNGFTVMRLNDIESKKVVVVTGTFPALQPGETIAVEGDWGSHPKYGKQFQATSFEYLATNDNDILEYLASGQFPGVGQKIAERIVEALGDATADILDNNPDKFREVKIKGFPARKVEAFLARWQEARHSRETMLFLYKHEIVGSVAKRLWNKFGQATIERITQNPYMLCEEVWGIGFLKADEIAQKVGFPKDSPERFQAALLYTLQEASVSDGHVFLPKNVLLERTFRNLRLMQDDECAINTLLDEFEKASEIGRIKREGDDCYFPPLYNAEQRIADNIKLRLRYNELSTEGFEDALADWEREHKFSFDPIQKRAIQMALSRKISIITGGPGTGKTTILKGILYLARQMEECVSLTAPTGRAAKRMGECCGEKARTIHRLLEVDPISGKFHRDGDNKLQCNLLIVDEFSMVDTWLAASLLEATPLNARIVLVGDADQLPSVGAGNVLNDLLRCPKIPSTRLQHIFRQAGGNDIADKASKINQGISPSPIEGTNFHFLPYESADEAKDIIARLVTRGIKEKIDIDTQEMQLLTPMRKGPLGIYELNNFLQDLLNPGKERIKIASGNWSTGDRVMQIRNNYDKNVFNGDVGIIYKIGKDTKKITVFYDDKTVDYEPDEADELILAYACTIHKSQGSEYPAVIVVLDSSHSIMLQRNLIYTAITRAKGHVWILSAPGAFYQAVRNNRSTRRYTRLTEKLG, from the coding sequence ATGACAACTGTTGTGGTCATAAAAGGCAGCATAAAATCCATCACGTTCCATAGCCAGCAAAATGGCTTTACCGTGATGCGTCTGAACGATATAGAAAGCAAGAAAGTCGTTGTCGTCACGGGAACGTTTCCCGCTTTGCAACCAGGCGAAACCATTGCTGTAGAAGGCGACTGGGGTTCGCATCCGAAATACGGAAAGCAGTTCCAGGCGACTTCTTTTGAATACCTCGCCACAAACGATAACGATATCCTTGAATACTTGGCAAGCGGTCAATTCCCGGGTGTGGGGCAAAAGATTGCCGAACGCATCGTGGAAGCTTTGGGCGATGCAACCGCCGACATTCTCGACAACAATCCGGACAAGTTCCGCGAAGTGAAAATCAAAGGCTTCCCCGCCCGCAAGGTGGAAGCTTTTTTGGCTCGTTGGCAAGAAGCGCGTCACAGCCGCGAAACAATGCTGTTTTTGTACAAGCACGAAATTGTCGGCAGCGTGGCGAAACGCCTTTGGAACAAGTTCGGGCAAGCGACGATTGAACGCATCACACAGAATCCGTACATGCTCTGTGAAGAAGTCTGGGGCATCGGATTCTTGAAAGCTGACGAAATCGCGCAGAAAGTCGGATTCCCGAAAGACAGCCCCGAGCGTTTTCAAGCGGCATTGCTTTACACATTGCAAGAAGCATCTGTAAGCGACGGGCATGTGTTTTTGCCAAAGAACGTTCTCTTGGAACGCACGTTCCGCAACTTGCGTTTAATGCAGGACGACGAATGCGCCATCAACACGCTCCTCGATGAATTCGAAAAAGCAAGCGAAATTGGGCGTATCAAGCGCGAAGGCGACGATTGCTATTTCCCGCCGCTGTATAACGCGGAGCAGCGCATCGCAGACAACATCAAGCTCCGTTTGCGCTACAACGAGCTTTCAACGGAAGGCTTCGAAGACGCCCTTGCGGACTGGGAACGCGAACATAAGTTCAGCTTTGATCCCATCCAGAAACGCGCCATCCAGATGGCGCTCTCGCGAAAGATTTCAATCATCACGGGTGGACCCGGCACAGGCAAGACGACAATCCTTAAGGGAATTTTGTACCTCGCCCGCCAAATGGAAGAATGTGTAAGCCTCACGGCCCCGACGGGGCGCGCCGCCAAGCGCATGGGTGAATGCTGCGGCGAGAAAGCCCGCACAATCCACCGATTGCTCGAAGTGGACCCGATTTCGGGCAAGTTCCACCGCGATGGCGACAACAAGCTCCAATGCAATTTGCTCATCGTCGATGAATTCAGTATGGTCGATACGTGGCTTGCCGCCTCGCTCCTCGAAGCGACACCACTCAACGCGAGAATCGTTCTCGTGGGCGATGCCGACCAGCTCCCCAGCGTGGGAGCTGGAAATGTGCTGAACGACTTGTTGCGTTGCCCCAAGATTCCGAGCACCCGGCTTCAGCACATTTTCCGCCAGGCTGGCGGAAACGACATCGCCGACAAAGCATCTAAAATCAATCAGGGCATTAGCCCCTCGCCCATCGAAGGCACGAACTTCCACTTTTTGCCTTACGAGTCGGCCGATGAAGCTAAAGACATCATCGCCCGCCTCGTCACGCGCGGCATCAAGGAAAAAATTGACATCGACACGCAAGAGATGCAGCTCCTCACGCCTATGCGCAAAGGACCGCTTGGCATTTACGAACTAAACAACTTTTTGCAAGACCTCCTGAACCCCGGCAAGGAGCGCATCAAAATCGCGAGCGGCAACTGGAGTACCGGCGACCGCGTGATGCAAATTCGCAACAACTACGACAAGAACGTGTTTAACGGAGACGTCGGCATCATCTACAAAATCGGGAAAGACACGAAAAAAATCACCGTCTTTTACGACGACAAGACTGTCGATTACGAGCCCGACGAAGCAGATGAACTTATCCTTGCATACGCCTGCACCATCCACAAGAGCCAGGGTAGCGAATACCCCGCCGTCATCGTCGTGCTAGATTCAAGCCACAGCATCATGCTGCAAAGGAACCTCATCTACACCGCCATCACGCGTGCGAAAGGACATGTTTGGATTTTGTCCGCACCGGGAGCGTTCTATCAAGCCGTGCGCAACAACCGCAGCACAAGACGATATACAAGACTTACTGAAAAGCTGGGTTAG
- a CDS encoding carbon starvation protein A: MITFLIGVAILILGYFTYGKFVERVFGPDDRKTPALANPDGVDRVPMPHWKNVLIQLLNIAGIGPVIGVILGIKFGAIVFILLPLGNVLGGAVHDYFSGMISMRNNGYNVPALSRKFLGKGPAKLVMTLISVALILVGAVFTNTPAALVNTPILAGSHVSPTLFWIAVAVIFAYYFISTFFPIDKIIGRIYPVFGALLILASLAIFVGIIPNLNVLDEFCFADIMSNFHKHPAGQPIIPMLFVTIACGIISGFHSTQSPLVARTEVTEKTGRQTFYGMMIIEGLIGMIWAAGGMFIYHQMPELLTGASGVKVLSVLVSTVIPWAPISILVVVGVIILAITSGDTSLRSLRLTIAELTGLEQTSVRNRLILTVPMFALCAVIIFWSNLNPEGFNILWNYFSWSNQLMAVCSLCVATVYLRSKKKNFWIALIPCMFMTFITTDYILWVSPENLKGAPLGFGLDYKTALVIALHDAAILGFFLCVRGKELTKMPGFDADVWRPELDEGKIPKAQ, encoded by the coding sequence ATGATAACATTCCTAATTGGTGTTGCAATCCTCATCCTTGGATATTTCACCTACGGCAAGTTCGTCGAACGCGTGTTCGGTCCCGATGACCGCAAGACTCCTGCGCTCGCAAACCCGGATGGCGTTGACCGCGTCCCGATGCCGCACTGGAAAAACGTTCTCATTCAGCTTTTGAACATTGCAGGCATTGGCCCTGTGATCGGCGTGATTCTCGGCATCAAGTTTGGCGCCATCGTGTTCATCTTGCTCCCGCTCGGAAACGTCCTCGGCGGCGCAGTGCACGACTACTTCAGTGGCATGATTAGCATGCGCAATAACGGCTACAACGTTCCGGCTCTCTCCCGCAAGTTCTTGGGCAAGGGACCGGCAAAGCTTGTGATGACACTTATCTCGGTCGCGCTCATTCTCGTTGGCGCCGTGTTCACCAACACTCCGGCAGCACTCGTGAATACGCCGATTCTCGCAGGCAGCCACGTTTCGCCGACTCTTTTCTGGATTGCCGTCGCCGTCATTTTTGCCTACTACTTCATCAGCACCTTCTTCCCGATCGATAAGATTATCGGCCGCATCTACCCGGTTTTTGGCGCCCTCTTGATTCTCGCCTCCCTCGCTATTTTCGTGGGCATCATCCCGAACTTGAACGTCCTCGATGAATTCTGCTTTGCAGACATCATGAGCAACTTCCACAAGCATCCGGCAGGCCAGCCGATCATCCCGATGCTCTTCGTAACGATTGCTTGCGGCATCATCAGCGGCTTCCACAGCACGCAAAGCCCGCTCGTTGCACGCACTGAAGTCACCGAAAAGACCGGTCGCCAGACATTCTACGGCATGATGATTATTGAAGGTTTGATTGGTATGATTTGGGCTGCAGGTGGCATGTTCATTTACCACCAGATGCCGGAACTTTTGACAGGCGCTTCGGGCGTGAAGGTTTTGAGCGTTCTCGTTTCAACAGTGATTCCTTGGGCTCCGATTTCGATTCTCGTGGTCGTGGGCGTAATTATCCTTGCTATTACAAGTGGCGACACCAGCCTCCGCAGCCTCCGCCTTACGATTGCTGAACTTACGGGCCTTGAACAGACCTCCGTGCGTAACCGTTTGATCCTCACGGTTCCGATGTTCGCCCTCTGCGCCGTGATTATCTTCTGGAGCAACTTGAACCCCGAAGGTTTCAACATCTTGTGGAATTACTTCAGCTGGAGCAACCAGCTCATGGCCGTTTGCAGTCTCTGCGTGGCAACTGTTTATCTCCGCAGTAAAAAGAAAAACTTCTGGATTGCGCTGATTCCGTGCATGTTCATGACGTTCATTACAACCGATTACATCCTTTGGGTGAGCCCGGAAAACCTCAAGGGCGCTCCGCTCGGATTTGGTCTCGACTACAAGACTGCACTTGTGATTGCACTCCACGACGCTGCAATTCTCGGATTCTTCCTCTGCGTTCGCGGCAAGGAGCTTACCAAGATGCCTGGTTTCGATGCCGATGTTTGGAGACCGGAACTGGACGAAGGTAAAATTCCGAAGGCTCAGTAA
- a CDS encoding outer membrane beta-barrel protein, which translates to MKKFLLAIAFLAGIVWAQPSDSDFAQWERSYYASLGFNVIANRGGLHHRHITIQDEDNYTETVNMPTAKILLSPDYNIGVNIREFTLALSFQYWTEETAIKDLPKEQDMRYMRIGAEFTYNFFYPERFQVGVGLGYSYTNLKIEKNTTSVKGFFDTNFMGSGVAIVTNMRYYLTENFGLMPSLRVFETWYKAVNTKNSGTVDIKNYIWQTYIAVSINAMVQF; encoded by the coding sequence ATGAAAAAATTTCTATTGGCAATTGCTTTTTTGGCAGGGATTGTTTGGGCACAACCTAGCGATAGCGACTTCGCACAATGGGAGCGTTCTTATTACGCAAGCCTCGGTTTCAACGTCATTGCTAATCGTGGCGGTTTACACCACCGTCATATAACAATTCAAGACGAAGACAATTACACAGAAACCGTCAATATGCCAACCGCAAAAATTCTCCTTTCTCCCGACTATAACATCGGCGTGAACATCCGCGAATTTACTCTTGCTTTGTCTTTTCAATATTGGACCGAAGAAACTGCCATTAAGGACCTTCCCAAAGAACAGGATATGCGCTACATGCGTATCGGTGCAGAATTCACTTATAACTTTTTCTACCCTGAAAGGTTCCAGGTGGGCGTAGGTCTTGGATATTCCTATACCAATCTTAAAATCGAAAAGAATACCACTAGCGTCAAAGGATTTTTCGATACGAACTTCATGGGTTCCGGAGTTGCCATTGTCACAAACATGCGTTACTACCTGACAGAAAATTTCGGACTCATGCCATCATTACGAGTTTTCGAAACCTGGTATAAAGCGGTCAACACAAAGAACAGTGGTACCGTAGATATCAAAAACTATATTTGGCAAACATACATAGCTGTATCTATCAATGCAATGGTACAGTTCTAA
- the nadA gene encoding quinolinate synthase NadA codes for MTAEELYNRLKSVKPGAALCTYTMEKVEKMLPLINEINELKKQQDTVILAHSYCAPEILLGVADFTGDSFKLSKDATTVQQKTILFSAVRFMGETAKILNPQKDVIIPGPLTGCSLADSITGKDVEELRKQNPDYTFVCYINTTADVKAACDVCVTSGNVMHIVETIPSDKIFFVPDALMGQNIIDEMKRRGVKKDIKLYNGCCYVHENYDPDLIQFFRSQNPNLKVISHPECNPSVAMLSDYVGSTGQMVSYINQQPKDSCILLLTECGLNARMHYEHPDMNFIGSCCMCKYMKSNSLENILEALRHPEKAEHISLDEGVRVKAKKCIDAMFKYAE; via the coding sequence ATGACAGCAGAAGAACTTTACAATCGTCTCAAGTCCGTCAAGCCGGGCGCAGCCCTTTGCACCTACACCATGGAAAAGGTGGAAAAGATGCTCCCGCTCATCAACGAAATCAACGAGCTCAAGAAGCAGCAGGATACCGTTATCCTCGCCCACAGCTACTGCGCTCCTGAAATTCTTTTGGGCGTTGCCGACTTCACTGGCGATAGCTTTAAGCTCAGCAAGGACGCTACCACCGTCCAGCAAAAAACGATTCTCTTCTCTGCCGTGCGTTTCATGGGCGAAACCGCCAAGATTTTGAACCCGCAGAAGGACGTGATTATCCCGGGCCCGCTCACGGGTTGCAGCCTCGCCGATTCCATTACCGGCAAGGACGTCGAAGAACTCCGCAAGCAGAATCCGGACTACACGTTTGTCTGCTACATCAACACGACTGCCGACGTGAAGGCCGCCTGCGACGTCTGCGTGACCAGCGGTAACGTGATGCACATCGTCGAAACAATTCCATCTGACAAGATTTTCTTTGTTCCGGATGCTCTCATGGGCCAGAACATCATCGATGAAATGAAGCGTCGCGGTGTCAAGAAAGACATCAAGCTCTATAACGGCTGCTGCTACGTTCACGAAAACTACGACCCGGATTTGATCCAGTTCTTCCGTAGCCAAAACCCGAATCTCAAAGTGATTAGCCACCCGGAATGCAACCCGTCCGTTGCCATGCTCAGTGACTACGTCGGAAGCACAGGTCAGATGGTGAGCTACATCAATCAACAGCCCAAAGACAGCTGCATCTTGCTCCTCACGGAATGCGGTCTCAATGCCCGTATGCACTACGAACATCCGGACATGAACTTTATCGGTAGCTGCTGCATGTGCAAGTACATGAAGTCGAACTCGCTCGAAAACATCTTGGAAGCACTCCGCCACCCCGAAAAGGCAGAACACATCTCGCTCGACGAAGGCGTGCGCGTGAAGGCCAAGAAGTGCATCGACGCTATGTTCAAATACGCCGAATAA
- a CDS encoding metallophosphoesterase — protein sequence MKRTLYIGDVHGCADELSAIIDQFGFVRGSDTIYQTGDIINKGPDMMRAMRIVEELGILTVRGNHEEHLIRMMETPKSNWTEKQKKRFKALSLDEWVYIRDTVKNWPLWRDTPHALLVHAGLEPGKTRLEDMSPEVLLSIRYWNDKPWFEQVKWNKRVIFGHWAKMGFVNIPGFIGLDSGCVYGKALTAWSPEEDKFYSVPALREYTPVKDKAKESEAAPCKVLGDNSPDSVPPKTFDEIKERIASGDIACKEETPEESNIRKASPSISAEWAGY from the coding sequence ATGAAACGTACTCTCTATATCGGTGATGTTCATGGTTGCGCAGACGAACTCTCTGCGATTATCGACCAATTCGGCTTTGTACGCGGTAGCGATACCATTTACCAGACCGGCGATATCATCAACAAAGGTCCCGACATGATGCGCGCCATGCGCATTGTCGAGGAACTCGGCATTCTAACCGTCCGCGGAAACCACGAAGAACATCTCATCCGCATGATGGAAACGCCCAAGAGCAACTGGACCGAAAAGCAGAAGAAGCGTTTCAAGGCGCTCTCGCTTGACGAATGGGTTTACATCCGCGATACCGTGAAGAACTGGCCGCTCTGGCGCGACACGCCGCACGCATTGCTCGTGCACGCTGGACTTGAACCGGGCAAAACTCGCCTCGAAGACATGAGCCCCGAAGTGCTCCTTTCCATCCGCTATTGGAATGACAAGCCCTGGTTTGAACAGGTCAAGTGGAACAAGCGCGTGATTTTTGGACATTGGGCCAAGATGGGCTTTGTGAACATTCCTGGATTTATCGGTCTCGATTCCGGATGCGTCTACGGCAAGGCACTCACCGCTTGGAGCCCCGAAGAAGACAAGTTCTATAGCGTTCCCGCCCTCCGCGAATACACGCCCGTCAAGGACAAGGCAAAAGAATCCGAAGCAGCCCCCTGCAAAGTGCTCGGCGACAACTCTCCCGATTCCGTGCCGCCCAAGACGTTCGATGAAATCAAGGAACGAATTGCAAGCGGCGACATCGCCTGCAAGGAAGAGACTCCCGAAGAATCGAACATCCGCAAGGCTAGCCCCTCCATCAGCGCTGAATGGGCCGGGTATTAA